In the Leptospira wolffii serovar Khorat str. Khorat-H2 genome, GAAAGACTGGAACCGCGGTATAGAAAGAGAAGAATTCCAAACGAAACAGGGAGTCCCAAGGAAATTCCGGAAACAGTTCTAGGACGAGACGGTTCCCCACCAAGGAAACCCGTAAGGCAAGAAGGAAGACGAAGAGAGCAAAGTAGAATACGGACTTTTCTTTTCTGCGAAATAGAAACAGCCCTAGGTGATAGAGTCCGATCAGGAGTAACCCGCCGAATAAAAAAGCTTCTCTCACTTGGGAGATCAGTTTGTCTCGGTTCATCGCGGCGACGGTTCCGAATTTTGGCACCTGCCAAAAACCTCCGAAGTTATTCACCCAATTCGAGCCTTGGATCAGGATTTCGGTTTCCTCCTTTTTAATACGGAGAGTGAGATAGACCGACTTGATTCTTTGGACTTCCCCCTGAGGGTTAAGACTAGGAGTTCCGGAAGAATAGATTAGAACTCCGTCATGGTATAATTTATACGCCGACGCAAAGTCAGGGAGAAAGAATACGAAATCTTTATCCAGGTCCTCCTTGGGAAAACGAAGCAGCAGTCTTAAGGTCGCGGCACCTTCTCTAGGAAGTTCTACGTTATCGTAAATCTTGCCTTGCCAGGAATCGGGAACGGAAAGAGAATGCCAGCCGGAAAAATCGCTCGTCTCCTTCGGATCCAAAAATGTCCCGTATGCGAACTGCCAATCCCCCGAAAGAGGGAGGATCCCGGAATGTTCGGACAGAAGGTTCTCCGAAATGGAAAGTCTTCCTTCCCGAATAGGGGAAGCGGATACCGAAGTTTGCAGGCAGATTGCCGCAATAAAAACGAAGACGGTAAGAAGACGATTCACTCCAGGAAGCATAGAAAATACGGAATGTACGTCTAATATTTTTTATTCGTCGGTTTTTTAAGATATTCGTATTCGATCAAATGAGCCCGTTTTTTTCGAACGGGCTTGGGAGCTAACGTTTCCGAATTTGTTCCGGTCAAACGTATAAGCGGGTGCAAAGGCGATAGGGTCTGAAAGAGATGCCCGGGTAAAGGAAGAATGCAATGCCCCGGATCTTTATCGCCTATTTTACGTTAAGCGGAACATGAGTGCCCGAATCCGAGATGGCTTGGTTCAGCCTATCCGGATAGTCGGTAATGATTCCGTCGGCTCCCACCTTCAGTAATCTCTTCATTTCGGGAATCTCGTTTACGGTCCAAGGAATGACTCGTATTCCTATTTTATGAGCTTCGGTAACGAATTCTTCGGTTACATAAAGAAAATAAGGAGAAACGATATCCGCTCCCAACTCTTTGGTCTTTTCCAAAGCGAATCTTCTGCGAGAATCTCCGAATCCGATTTTCATGGTAAATCCCTGCGGATAGGTAAGCGAGAATAACGCGGAAGTTTTGAGCTTAGGATTCTTCTTTTTCACCAAGGGTAGTGCGGGCAGATAAAAGGATTGAATAGTACTTCTTTCCGTTAAGCCCGCCTTCTCGATCGATTTTACGAGAAGGGAAACGTGGGCTTCTACGATCGTGGGGTCCACTTGGGAATTCTCATCTCCAGGAAATTTGGTCTCGATATTGAATTTAGGGATCACTTTTCTTTTGCCGGTTTTTTCCCAGGTTTTTACCTTTTCGAAAAATTCCTCTATGGTAAGAAGTTTCGTGCCCGGGACAGTTTTTTGCTCCGGGAACTTCGGATTTTGCTTCGCTCCGCAATCCAGTTCCTTGAGTTCGGCGAGAGTAAGATCATACAAGGACCTGGAAACGATTTCGGAACCGTTGGGACCGGAACAAATCGTAGGATTCGTATCCGAGTCGTGATGTATTACGATTTTATGATCTTTTGTGAGGACTGTATCCAGCTCCAGGGTGGTCATTCCTTGTTGGAGCGCCTCTTCAAATGCCGGCCAGGTATTTTCCGGTTTGAGGCCTCTCGCTCCTCTATGACCTTGGAGATCTAAGGATCCGTCGAGGGGAGAATTTTGGATTTGGGCCCCGCTGCAGGAAAGGGCGAAGCCGATTGCGATAACGACTCCGAAGGCTTGGGAAAATTGCATCATGATAGAAATTCCTTTTGGGTTGGTAGACTCTCGGTCGATTTACAAATTTGGGAAAGGATTTTTCCGGGCTTCATTTTTACATTCGTTCTTATTTTACGGTTCGGAAATTAAGATAAGAATACTTTTAAAAGAAAGCCTGCGGCGGTTGCGCCCGCCAATGGAGCGACTACGGGCAACCAAGCATATTCCCAACCCGAAGGTCCTTTATTCGGAATCGGTAATATGAAATGAGCCAATCGCGGGCCGAGATCCCTGGCTGGATTGATCGCATAGCCGGTGGTTCCCCCCATGGATAAGCCTATGGCCCAGACTAGAATTCCTACGAAGAAGATTCCGAAAGGAACGCTTAAACCCGAAATTTGAGGGGAGAAGATGGAATATACTCCTAAAATAAGCAGGAAGGTTCCTAAAAACTCGCTGATAAAATTGGAAGTTCCGTGCTTGATTGCCGGTTCTGTGGAGAATACGGAGAGAATTTTTCCTCGATCCCCCGTTTCTTTCCAATGGGGCAGATAATGTAGATAGACGGCGAAGGCTCCTAAAAACGCACCGAAAAGTTGGGCGGGAATATAGGTTAAAAGTTTGGAATAATCGCCGGATTGGATCGCAAAGGCAAGGGTGACGGCCGGATTTAAATGTGCATCCGCGCTACCGAAAGCTTTGGCAACGAAGATCCCCAACATGACCGCGAAGGCCCATGCGGAAGTTATGACCATCCAGCCGGAATCTTTCGCTTTAGATCTTTCTAATAGAACTCCGGCAACTACTCCATCGCCTAGGAGAATCAACGTGAATGTGCCTAAAAATTCGCCGAATGCCGGGGATATCATATGGGGTTCGTTACCTCTTTCTTTCGGACGGAAGGATTTAGCGGATTCGTTTTTCGAGCAAGCGAAAAAGCCGGGATTAATTTAGCGGGGGATTCACTTTTTTTTTAAGGTTCCCGAATCCCAATCGAGTCTGGTGATACTGGCAAAATCAGGGAACTCCATTCGTATATTATATATATATATACATTTTAGGGAGATTCAGGTGGAAAAATATACGTTTCTTCCTAAAAAAATCGCATCACAAACGGAAATCAAAAAGAGGATTTTCAAACTACGAACGAAATCTTTTCTTGAGTTAAGTAGGCTCGAGACTTTCCTTTTCGGATCGTCTTTTGAACGAACGCTAGTTCGGGTCTAATACGAGGAGTCCGAATACAGTATGAAATTATATCCGACCGATAAGAAAGAATCCGCAAATTCCTGGTGGCTCCGCACTCGGCTGAATTACTGGCCCTGCGTCTGGTGCACGGGCGGAAAAATAGAATTTCTTTCCTCCGATTTTCGAGAATTGCATGTAGGTTTAAGGAAGAACATCAGAACCCTAAATAGGGTAGGAACCGTTTACGGAGGAAGCATATATAGCTCCGTCGATCCTTATTTCATGCTCATGATGATGTGGATCTTAGGAGAGGACTACGTGGTCTGGGATAAGGCGGCAAGGGTCAAGTTTGTGAGACCTATTCTAAAAAAGGTGAAGGCGAAATTTCTGATCACGGAAGAGTTGATCGAGAAAACGAAAAAGGAAATATTAGAAAAAGGAGAAACGGTTTTCGATCTCCCTTTAAAATACGAGGATGATGGCGGCATCGTCTACGCTACGTTCGAAAAGACCATCTACGCGGCTTCCAGAACGCATTATGAGAAAAAGCTAGCCGCAAAGAATCTGACTTCTTCGTTTAAACCCGCTTAGTTGCGAGCCATCCTCCTACATGCAGGCATTGGAAAATTTGTCGATTCTCTATAAAGCCCGCTTCCTGTAGGAGTTCCAAATATCGATTTCCGGAAATTCTATGCAATTGGGAAACCCTTTCCAAGTATATACGTAGGTTATCCTCTTTCCATCCCTGGAAATTTCGCAGATAGGAAGCCGCATGTGCAAATTGGATTTTTTCATCCTTATAAGAATTATATAGATCGAAGAGGATCAAATTTCCTCCTTCTTTCAGGCGAGAATAGATATCCTTTAATAAAGTAAGTTTACTTCCGTCATCGGGCAAAAAATGCAGAACGAATAAAAGAGTGATAGAATGATAGAGCTCGTTTGATGGAAGTTTGTCGACCGTATCCGCAAAGAATCGGATACCCGGAAATTTGGCTTTGGCCTGTTCTATCATTTCGGGAGAAGGGTCTATCCCGGTGATCCGAAACCGTTCCGGAGCGATTCGAATCAGATTCTTGAAATCTCCGCCTGTCCCGCAACCTACTCCTAAGATGTTTCCGTTTTCTGGCGTGAGTTCCAGAAGGAGAGTGGGGACTAGTTCCAAGATTCCGTTGTACATAGGGATCATTTTCCCGATTCGATTCTCGTATTCTCTCGCTCTTTCTCCTTCGAATTTTTCTACGAATTGCATGAATAGTATTCCTTGGATTTTTTTAATAAATGCCGATTAAGATTTTTGATCTCCCAATTCTTGGAAGAGGAATTTGCAGAGAACTATTTTGTTGTTCTGTGATGCTATTATCTTTCTTTTTCTAAAATCGAATCAATTTGCATCTCTAAGATAGGAATCTTGTTCGTTACTAAGTCCCATACTATATCATAATCTACGACGAAATACCCGTGAACCAGACGATTTCGAGTCGCGGATAATTTTTTCCAATCGATTTCAGAATGCCTTTCTTTAAAAAGATCCGAAAGTTTGTTCGATGCCTCGCCGATTATTTCGATGTTGCGTACAAATGCTCTTTTTGCGACTTCGTCGGTGAGGAATTGGCTATGAACTTAATTTGCATATTTTAACTTTAAAAAGAGAATCTCATCCCTGATATGTCTGATGTAACCCATATCAGATTTCAATATCCAAAGCCTCAGCTAATATGGAATCCTTTATGTTTCCCGAAAGCGAATCTTTCGTTAATAGATCTACGCGCGCTTTTAGGATATCTTCCAACTTGAAAGATAGATCCATAAAGTTATCGAAACTCTTTTGACCGGAACGAAATTGAACGAGTAGATCTATATCACTATTGTCGTTATTTTGTTATCTGGCCGTAGAACCGAAAAGAAAAAGTTTTTGCACTCCTAATGCTTCTAACTCATCTTTATGAGCGGAAAGAGTTTGTTGAATTTCTGAATAGGTTATCATAGAAACCAGGGCCGCTTTTAATTTTACTCGACTATGCAAACTTATGTCAAGGCCAATAAAAAGGCTTATGAAATGGATTTTCATCACAGTTTTTATTCTGTTTTATAGATTGTGACCTCGCATAGGAGAGGATGTTTTTGTCGAGTCGAAGTTGATTTTTACATACAAGAGGAAACCGTTTACTCCTTTTACGTTCCTGTGGAAACGACTCTGTTTCTTCCCGAACGC is a window encoding:
- a CDS encoding glycerophosphodiester phosphodiesterase; the protein is MMMQFSQAFGVVIAIGFALSCSGAQIQNSPLDGSLDLQGHRGARGLKPENTWPAFEEALQQGMTTLELDTVLTKDHKIVIHHDSDTNPTICSGPNGSEIVSRSLYDLTLAELKELDCGAKQNPKFPEQKTVPGTKLLTIEEFFEKVKTWEKTGKRKVIPKFNIETKFPGDENSQVDPTIVEAHVSLLVKSIEKAGLTERSTIQSFYLPALPLVKKKNPKLKTSALFSLTYPQGFTMKIGFGDSRRRFALEKTKELGADIVSPYFLYVTEEFVTEAHKIGIRVIPWTVNEIPEMKRLLKVGADGIITDYPDRLNQAISDSGTHVPLNVK
- a CDS encoding MIP/aquaporin family protein — translated: MISPAFGEFLGTFTLILLGDGVVAGVLLERSKAKDSGWMVITSAWAFAVMLGIFVAKAFGSADAHLNPAVTLAFAIQSGDYSKLLTYIPAQLFGAFLGAFAVYLHYLPHWKETGDRGKILSVFSTEPAIKHGTSNFISEFLGTFLLILGVYSIFSPQISGLSVPFGIFFVGILVWAIGLSMGGTTGYAINPARDLGPRLAHFILPIPNKGPSGWEYAWLPVVAPLAGATAAGFLLKVFLS
- a CDS encoding DUF4442 domain-containing protein, producing the protein MKLYPTDKKESANSWWLRTRLNYWPCVWCTGGKIEFLSSDFRELHVGLRKNIRTLNRVGTVYGGSIYSSVDPYFMLMMMWILGEDYVVWDKAARVKFVRPILKKVKAKFLITEELIEKTKKEILEKGETVFDLPLKYEDDGGIVYATFEKTIYAASRTHYEKKLAAKNLTSSFKPA
- a CDS encoding class I SAM-dependent methyltransferase; this encodes MQFVEKFEGERAREYENRIGKMIPMYNGILELVPTLLLELTPENGNILGVGCGTGGDFKNLIRIAPERFRITGIDPSPEMIEQAKAKFPGIRFFADTVDKLPSNELYHSITLLFVLHFLPDDGSKLTLLKDIYSRLKEGGNLILFDLYNSYKDEKIQFAHAASYLRNFQGWKEDNLRIYLERVSQLHRISGNRYLELLQEAGFIENRQIFQCLHVGGWLATKRV
- a CDS encoding toxin-antitoxin system, toxin component, with protein sequence MDLLVQFRSGQKSFDNFMDLSFKLEDILKARVDLLTKDSLSGNIKDSILAEALDIEI